CCAGTTTAAGTAAAACAAATAGCAATCCAGGGGTGTGGAAAAGCAATACCCTGTATCTGGAACGTGGATTTGCCCAACTTCTCGGCACGCTTCGCGTGGGTGATATGTACACATCAAGCGATATTTTTGATTCTGTTCGCTTCAGCGGTGTGCGGTTGTTTCGTGATATGCAGATGTTGCCTAACTCGAAACAAAATTTTACTCCACGGGTGCAGGGGATTGCTCAGAGTAACGCGCTGGTAACTATTGAACAGAACGGTTTTGTGGTTTATCAGAAAGAGGTTCCTCCTGGCCCGTTTGCGATTACAGATTTGCAGTTGGCCGGTGGTGGAGCAGATCTTGATGTCAGCGTGAAAGAGGCGGACGGTTCGGTAACCACCTATCTGGTGCCTTATGCAGCAGTGCCGAATATGCTGCAACCCGGCGTGTCGAAATATGATTTTGCGGCAGGTCGTAGCCATATTGAAGGGGCGAGCAAACAAAGTGATTTTGTTCAGGCGGGTTATCAGTATGGTTTTAATAACTTATTGACGCTGTATGGCGGATCGATGGTCGCGAATAATTATTACGCGTTCACTTTGGGGACTGGCTGGAATACACGCATTGGTGCCATTTCCGTCGATGCCACGAAGTCGCATAGTAAACAAGACAACGGCGATGTGTTTGACGGGCAAAGTTATCAAATTGCCTACAACAAATTTGTGAGCCAAACGTCGACGCGTTTTGGTCTGGCGGCCTGGCGTTATTCGTCGCGTGATTACCGGACATTTAACGATCACGTTTGGGCAAACAATAAAGATAATTATCGCCGTGATGAAAACGATATCTATGACATTGCCGATTATTACCAGAACGATTTTGGCCGTAAAAATAGCTTTTCTGCCAATATGAGCCAGTCATTGCCAGAAGGCTGGGGTTCTGTGTCCTTAAGTACGTTATGGCGAGATTACTGGGGGCGTAGCGGCAGCAGTAAGGATTATCAGTTGAGTTATTCCAACAACCTGCGACGGATAAGCTATACCCTCGCGGCAAGCCAGGCGTATGACGAGAATCATCATGAAGAGAAACGTTTTAATATTTTTATATCGATTCCCTTTGATTGGGGTGATGACGTTACGACGCCTCGTCGGCAAATATATATGTCTAACTCAACGACGTTTGATGATCAGGGTTTTGCCTCAAATAATACGGGATTATCGGGAACCGTTGGATGCCGGGATCAATTTAACTATGGGGTCAACCTGAGTCATCAGCATCAGGGAAATGAAACGACAGCTGGAGCGAATTTAACCTGGAACGCGCCGGTTGCGACAGTGAATGGCAGTTATAGTCAGTCGAGTGCTTATCGACAAGCTGGAGCCAGTATTTCAGGGGGCATTGTCGCCTGGTCGGGTGGCGTTAATCTGGCGAACCGTCTTTCCGAAACGTTTGCTGTAATGAACGCACCTGGAATTAAAGATGCTTATGTCAATGGGCAAAAATATCGTACAACAAATCGTAATGGAGTGGTGGTATACGACGGAATGACACCTTATCGGGAAAATCACCTGATGCTGGATGTGTCGCAAAGCGATAGTGAAACAGAATTACGTGGTAACCGGAAAATTGCCGCACCTTATCGCGGCGCGGTCGTACTGGTTAATTTTGATACCGATCAGCGCAAGCCCTGGTTTATAAAAGCGTTAAGAGCGGATGGGCAACCATTAACGTTTGGTTATGAAGTCAATGATATCCACGGTCACAATATTGGTGTTGTCGGTCAGGGAAGCCAGTTATTTATTCGCACTAATGATGTACCGCCATCGGTTAATGTGGCAATTGATAAACAACAAGGGCTCTCATGCACAATCACCTTCGGTAAAGAGATTGATGAAAATAGGAACTATATTTGCCAGTAATAATCGGGTGGCTCTATGAAAATTCGCATAATGTTATTTATATTAATTATGATGGTAATGCCTGTGAGTTATGCAGCATGTTATGGAGAGTTATCTGCCCAGCATAATTTTGCTGTTCAGGGGGATTTTGCACTTACTCAAACACAAACGGCAACATATGAGCATAATTTTAATGATTCGTCATGCGTGAGTACAAATACTATCACCCCTATGAGCCCGTCGGATATTATTGTTGGACTTTATAACGATACCATTAAATTAAATTTACATTTTGAATGGACCAATAAAAACAACATCACGTTGTCAAATAATCAGACCAGTTTCACCAATGGTTATTCGGTAACGGTGACACCTGCGGCCAGTAATGCAAAAGTGAATGTTTCTGCGGGGGGCGGCGGTTCAGTGATGATTAATGGTGTTGCGACATTATCCAGTGCTTCATCATCGACACGCGGGAGTGCTGCAGTACAATTTTTACTGTGTTTATTCGGTGGCAAGTCATGGGATGCATGTGTAAATAGCTACAGAAATGCATTGGCACAAAATGCAGGTGTCTATTCCTTTAATCTGACATTGTCATACAACCCGATAACCACAACCTGCAAACCGGACGATTTATTAATTACTTTAGAGAGTATTCCCGTTTCACAATTACCAGCTACAGGTAACAAAGCAACAATAAATAGTAACAAAGGGGATATTGTTCTGCGTTGTAAAAACTTATTAGGTCAACAAAATCAAACATCACGGAAAATGCAGGTGTATTTATCAAGTTCTGACTTGTTAACCAACAGCAACACAATACTGAAAGGTGCGGAAGATAATGGCGTAGGATTTATTCTTGAAAGTAATGGTTCTCCAGTCACACTTTTAAATATCACTAACAGCAGTAAAGAATACACAAATTTAAAAGAAATTGCGGCAAAGTCAAAACTTACAGATACAACGGTTTCAATTCCGATAACTGCCAGTTACTACGTCTACGATACAAATAAAATTAAATCTGGCGCACTGGAGGCAACCGCATTAATCAACGTGAAATACGACTAATAACAAGCAAGACGAGCAAGTGGCTAATAATAAAAAATAACAAGGTGTCTGCATTTCCCCCTCATGATGAGGGGGCTTTTTTTAGCGATGATAAAAAATCTCACCATCGTAGGCTTTAATGATTTTACCGTCGGTGTCGCTGATCAACACGTACGCGCCACCCATATAGGTCCAGTGCGTCCCGGCATCAGGCGCGGGCAGGTTACGTAACTGCCACTGCTTAATGTTGTACTCATCGGTGCGGTACATCTCTGGGACGGTATCGCCTGGTTTGAAATGCTTAAAGTCAGCAATGAAACTGCTTAACTCATACTTAGAAATTCCCGAGGTATTGGTCGAACCCGCGGTGGCTGGTGCGGCCCAGGCGGCACTGGTAACCAGCAAAAGCACACCCAGCAACATCTTATTTTTAATGGTCATAAACTCTCCACTTTGGGGATCTGTAATATCAGTCGCATATCTTTCCTGCCATACAATATAACTGACAAGCGATATTTTGTTAGTGATCCCATGATTTCGTAAAAAGTGTAAATGAAAGGATGCCCTAAAAGCATCCTTAGCGAGCAGAGAGCCAGCGGAAATAGCTGATTTAAGAATCATCCTGGGCTGAAGATAACATGCAAGCCTAAAGGATTGAGTTATCGCATTATGCCCATAAAGCCATGTACGCCCATATACACACCAACTAAGCCAATCAACAGACTGGAAAAATAGGGGGCGCGTTTAGCGAGAGTGTTAAATCCGCTCCAGCGTTTTGCGACCTGCTGAACGCTGATTGCTGCGCCAACGCCTACGGTGACCAGCGTTAACGCAAGGCCAATGCTGAAACTGACGACCAGTGTTGCGCCCAGTGTCAGGGCTTTCAACTGAATGCAAATCAACAGCACGGTAATTGCTGCCGGGCAGGGGATAAGGCCACCGGTTAAGCCAAATAACAAAATTTGCCAGTTGGTGACCTCTCGACCATCGAAGCGTCGTTTAATGTCATTGGCATGGGCTCGTGCATGAGCATCCTGATACTCCCCATGTTCGTGATGGTGATGATGTCCATGGTCGTGGTGATCTTCGTGATCGTGATGATACTCATGATCATGCCCGTGCATATTCTCCAGCCAGTTACGTTCGCCGCGCCAGGTACGCCAGAACATCCAGAACGCGGTGCTCATAATGATCACCGCGGAAATCAACTGGAGCCACGGTTCTGCTGATTGAGCAGTAAAGCGTTTGCTGATCACCATCCCGCCAAAGGCAATCAACCAGACCACCGCGGTATGCGAAAGGGTTGCTGCCAGTCCGAGCATCACCGCCTGTTTAATGGTGCCTTTGATGGCGATGATAAACGCCGCCATCATCGTTTTTGAGTGCCCTGGTTCCAGGCCATGAAGCGCACCAAGTAAGATGGCGCTGGGGATGAAGAACCAGGCATTTCCTTGCTGAAGAAGAGTGGTAAATTCGGTCATGATAATAATTCTTAGTATTAATTCGGCAATCCGATTCTACTCCCCCCCAGTACCTGATACTACCCCCCAGTAGAATAATAGTGCTATGATTTTTCATGTTCTTGTTAACCAGGTGTTGCCATGTCTCATACAATCCGTGATAAACAGAAACTGAAAGCGCGTGCCAGTAAGATTCAGGGTCAGGTCGTGGCTCTCAAGAAAATGCTCGACGAGCCGCACGAATGCGCTGCAGTTTTACAACAGATTGCTGCTATCCGTGGCGCGGTAAACGGTCTGATGCGGGAAGTGATTAAAGGTCATCTGACGGAACACATCGTTCACCAGGGGGATGAGCTAAAACGTGAAGAAGATCTGGATGTCGTTCTGAAGGTGCTGGATTCATATATCAAATAATTTCACAACGTTATTGTAATCCCGCCGTTTTTCCTCGTTTACAACGTGTGCGCGGGACATTACCATCCATCTCTGCGATTCATCATCGCAACCAAACGACTCGGGGTGCCCTTCTGCGTGAAGGCTGAGAAATACCCGTATCACCTGATCTGGATAATGCCAGCGTAGGGAAGTCACAGACCACCAGGTCATTGCTTCTTCACGTTATGGCAGGAGCAAACTATGCAAGTCGACCTGCTGAGTTCCGCGCAATCTGCGCACACGTTACACCTTTTTCACCAACATTCCCCTCTTGTGCACTGCATGACCAACGATGTGGTGCAAACCTTTACTGCCAATACCTTGCTGGCGCTCGGTGCATCGCCAGCGATGGTTATCGAAACCGAAGAGGCCAGTCAGTTTGCGGCTATCGCCAGTGCCTTGCTGATTAACGTTGGCACACTGACGCAGCTACGCGCACAGGCAATGCGTGCTGCCGTTGAACAGGCAACACACTCTCAAACCCCCTGGACGCTTGATCCGGTCGCGGTTGGCGCACTCAATTATCGTCGCCGTTTTTGTCATGAACTTTTATCTTTTAAACCGGCAGCGATACGTGGTAATGCTTCGGAAATCATGGCATTAGCTGGCGTTGCTAATGGTGGACGGGGAGTGGATACCACTGTCGCCGCAGCTAATGCGATACCCGCTGCACAAACACTGGCACGGGAAACTGGCGTAATCGTCGTGGTCACTGGCGAGGTGGATTATATTACCGATGGTCGTCGCACCGTTGGCATTCACGGCGGCAATCCGTTAATGACCAAAGTGGTAGGAACTGGCTGTGCATTATCGGCGGTTGTCGCTGCCTGTTGTGCGCTACCAGGCGATACGCTGGAAAATATCGCATCTGCCTGTCACTGGATGAAACAAGCCGGAGAACGCGCAGTCGCCAGTAGCGAGGGGCCAGGCAGTTTTGTTCCACATTTCCTTGATGCGCTCTGGCAATTGACGCAGGAGGTGCAGGCGTGAAACGAATTAACGCTCTGACAATTGCAGGCACTGATCCCAGTGGTGGCGCAGGAATTCAGGCAGATCTCAAAACGTTCTCTGCACTTGGTGCTTATGGTTGTTCAGTAATAACCGCTCTGGTAGCGCAAAACACCCGAGGCGTGCAATCGGTGTATCGCATAGATCCTGATTTTGTCGCCGCGCAGTTGGATTCGGTGTTCACTGATGTGCGAATCGACACCACTAAAATCGGTATGTTGGCGGAAACCGATATTGTTGAAGCGGTGGCAGAACGGTTGCAACGTTATCAGATCCAAAACGTGGTACTCGACACCGTTATGCTGGCAAAAAGCGGCGACCCTCTGCTTTCACCTTCGGCGGTTGCCACGCTGCGCAGTCGATTATTGCCACAGGTTTCATTAATAACGCCAAACTTGCCCGAAGCAGCTGCCTTGCTCGACGTGCCACACGCGTGCAACGAACAGGAAATGCTGGAACAAGGACGAGCGCTGTTAGCGATGGGCTGTGGCGCAGTGCTGATGAAAGGCGGTCATCTGGATGATGAGCAAAGCCCGGACTGGCTGTTTACCCGAGAGGGGGAACAACGGTTTACTGCACCGCGCATTATGACCAAAAACACCCACGGCACTGGTTGTACGCTCTCTGCGGCGTTGGCTGCACTACGCCCGCGCCATACAAACTGGGCTGACACCGTACAGGAGGCAAAAAGCTGGCTTTCATCGGCATTAGCCCAGGCCGACACGCTGGAAGTTGGCGACGGTATTGGTCCGGTTCACCACTTCCACGCCTGGTGGTGAGCACCGTACTATAGCTGCTTTGGATTTTTTTCAGCCTGCTTGTGCTGAAAATGCAGGGATGAAGCCAATGCAGCTATGGATTGCCAGTCGTAAAAGATTTACCGCCTTACTTTGTGCCCTTGGGCTAATTTCCATCGTGGCGATTTATCCCAGCCAGACGGTTAATTTTTTCTATTCCACAGCAGTTCAGATCAAAGACTATATTCACTTTTATGGTTACCGCCCGGTCAAATCTTTTTCTATTCGTATTCCTGCCAGTTACACCATTCACGGAATAGATGTTTCGCGCTGGCAGGCACGGATCGACTGGCAGCGGGTGGCAAAAATGCGCGATAACGGTATTCGCTTGCAATTTGCCTTTATCAAGGCGACTGAAGGCGAAAAGCTGGTGGACCCGTATTTTTCGCGTAACTGGCGTCACAGTCGTCAAAATGGCCTGTTGCGTGGGGCGTATCATTATTTTTCCCCGTCGGTATCCGCTTCAGTTCAGGCGCGATTATTTCTGCAAACGGTGGATTTTGCCCACGGTGATCTCCCAGCTGTGCTGGACGTAGAAGAGCGCGGAAAATTATCGGCGAAGGAATTACGCAAGCGGGTAAGTCAGTGGCTAAAAATGGTCGAAAAAAGCACAGGAAAAAAGCCGATTATTTATGCAGGCGCGACGTTTTATCACACGAATCTGGCGGGGTATTTCAATGAGTATCCGTGGTGGGTTGCGCACTACTATCAACGTCGTCCGGACAATGACGGCATGGCATGGCGTTTCTGGCAACATTCCGACCGTGGCCAGGTGGATGGCATTAATGGCCCGGTGGATTTTAATGTGTTTAATGGCACGGTGGAGGAGCTGCAGGGATTCGTGGGGAGCACATTCACGAAGTAAACATCAAAAATCAGAATTTCGGGGGCTGATAAAACAGGTGTTCAACCCGGTATCATGAATAATACTCCATGGAAGAGACTCGCCAATGATACCTGTCGAACTGATTCGCCAAAAAGATTATCCAGCCATTGTTGATTGGGGATTGTCATTAACCGAAACTGAGCGAATTATTTCCTTAAAGGAATTGCAGAACTTTGATTATATTTCACTTCGTCTGGGGGAACATGTTGACGATGCAATCCCTTTGACAAAAATCGTTTGTACGCGTAGTTATGCAGATCAAAAAATGTTTCCTGTTAGCTGGCCAGTGAAACATACGTTACTTCATATGGTTAGTAGAAGTCGTTACCATGCTATACATGATGCGCTAATCACTTATTTTACTCACTGCGCTCCTGATTATCTGGATAGCGTGTTTGAGGATTGTTTGCGCGTTCCACATACATATCTAGATATCCGTCTTATCTGGCGTTGGTTTCAGCAAGGCTGGATTACCTTCAACGAAGCAGCGTTTGCCAACGTGTTATTTCACGTTGAGATGCATACTCGCAACGTTCAGGATGAAATTATCTGGCTGCGGGAAAACCCTCAAATCATAGAAAAGATAATTTTACCTTTCACGCAATATGACGTCCCTGTGCTTTTGCTAAGTCACTTTCATCAGGCCGATAACACGCATCATTGTGGTGTCGTTACCGAATTTTGGGATGAAGTGTTTAAGCAACTGTTTGCTGAAAATCTTTTACCTCGCCAGCTCATTAAAGAACTGTTAGCTTCATTAACAAATAATTTTAAAAAAGGTCGCCTTGACTGGCATATTCGTCTGATAAAGATGTTTAACCCACAAGAAGATGAATGGATTGATAATCAACAGTTATTATTTTCAGGGCTGAATGCCAGCAATAATTCAGTCGTCAATTTTGTTATTCAGACAATTCAAACATTTTACTCTCACCCTGAGTTCGACCATTCATCATTTATGCAGTGTTTTCCGGTAATTAGCGGACGAGAAAAATGCGATAAATCATTATTAATAGCACTTGATATTGCCGGTGATTTGGCAGAGCGATATCCACAATATCGTACAACACTGGCGCAAAACGTATCTGGAACCTTAATTCAGCGTAGCGAAAAGTTACAACTGCGCACAGCTGAATTAATGTTGAAATACCAATTGGCACAGGACGTTGCCGCGTTAGCTGAGCCATGGTTGGCGGGCTTAAAGCACAGTGTACTGGCACTGTTACAATGTGATTCACCGCTGGGCGAAAGTCATGTTATTCCCATGCTACAACATGAGCAGGTTATTGTTCCTGAAAACTGGGATGCGTTGTTGTTTCAAACTGGAAAAATGTTGGAAAATAAAGAAGCCCTGGACATTGAGCTTTTTTATGCCGGGATTATTGCTCTGCAAGATGAACTTCCTGATGGTTATAAAAAACAGTTACAACCGTACTATAAAAAATTACATAAAAAGTATCTCGGATCATCAATACTATATAGCCTGAAGGATTTTTTTCAGCAGTGGTTAAGTGATGAGTATGCATCAACGCCAGAGCGACATGAACGCCGCCTTCCGCATTTACAAAACCAAAACCAATTGGTACTGGCACGGTTGCGTGATAACTGCCACTTAAGTTTACTGGCAACACCAAGCCATACGCCGTTCTATGTTTCGCCACAAATCCTGGTGGAGAGATTGTTGGCCCACGAACGCGAGAATTATCCGGTTGATGTTGATGATTTAATTGTCGCCTGTAATCGTATTTTGCCAGGCGAGGTTACCGAAGAAGTGAAGCAACAGGCATTAATGTTAACCGGGAAATATGCCCGGTCGGTGCACTATATGTTGGGGATCACAGATGATATATCGGCAACAAATGACGAGTATTTACCACTCTGGACACAGATTACACGTACCCGAGATACAAACGGAGTATTCCCACAATATGAATCTATCGCCATCGCGCAGGCGAGTTGGCCTGGCATAGCCCAACCATTTACCTGTACGTATCGCATATTAATTGATAAGAATGAATATAAAACCTGGTACAGACTGGCATTAAATAACCGTGTGATTCATTGCTGGAAGAGAGATAGTCTTCACCATTATCCTGGTCATTATTACTATATGAGTCTGCGTCGAGATGAGTGTTGTCACTGGAAGGATGAATTGTATTATTTATCTCTGGTACCACATAACCCGGATTCATGGTTAAATCATTTTATTCCAGCGACGGCATCGGGAAACGAAGTTGATGGCTTTGAAGAATGCTTATATCCTCTACAATATTTGCTTGAAAACCAACTTCGAGTTCATCAGGCAGGTTGGATCTACATTGCAGTTTGTTTACTTTTTGAGAAAAAGATTAGCCGCGATTTGGCAGCAGAATATATACAATTGGCTATCCAGCATAACTTTGTAGACAGTCACTATCTGTCTGAATGTATTGCTTACTTACTTATGAATAAGTATGCGCCGGTTAATAGATTTATTGAATATCTTGATAACCACAACAGTGACCCAGCAGTACGAAAATTCCAAAAGCAAATTCTGGAGAATTGCATCACACTGGCTGGTGACAAAGATCTTCCCATTAATTATAAAAAAATAATAGATTACATGAATGAATTTACAACGCAAGGATGTGTGAAATGATCGATGTTAAAGAACATTACAGTCATATTATTGAGTCGGGAAATTCAGAGCAGTTGATGGCTTTCTTAAAAGAACTGGATGAAAAGTCTCGAAAAGACTTAGTTCCATTAATCAAGAAGGATGTAAAAAGATTAAGTAGTTTCAAGGAGATATCACGGAATACATGGGGGATTATTGGTAATAAAAATCAATTTAAAATGTTAAGTATTGCAATATTATGCTGTTACAATAAAAAAGACTTTAAAAGTATAAATTCTCGCATATTTAGAGATAATCAAGATTTGGATATGGCACTGGCGCTATTTTCTCCTGACTGGTTTACCGATTATGTCAATATTTTCGCAGATAAAGATGGTTGTCCTTTTAATTACGAACAAATTAGTGACTGGATCGCGGCAGGTTATCTTTCAAATGTGTCGCCAATGCTTATCGTAAAAAAAATAATTCATAGTAAAATGCTACAGAAGCACTCATTCACTTTAGATGTTCATCTCTGGGAAATATTTAATTATCCTTGTAATATATCATGGGCTGAAAGTTGGCATCATACACAAGAGAAACCAGAAGACGCCGATGAACATAGATGGATATACTTGTTCAAAAAATACGTTCAACAAAAAAGGTTAGACAGAATGCGGGTTTTAAAAGAAAGCCTTCTTGCTGTCAATCGCGGATTCAATAAAAATCAAACTAACTGGTATGTGGACTTGTTGACTGCTCTGGAACCTGCTGAAAATGAATGTTTGCAACTACAAAATGAATTATTTTCAGTATTTCATTGCCCGCAAAACAAACCAATTTCCTATGTATTAAAAATTATTAACAGCCTTAGTGCAAATC
The nucleotide sequence above comes from Escherichia coli. Encoded proteins:
- a CDS encoding DUF6493 family protein, which produces MIPVELIRQKDYPAIVDWGLSLTETERIISLKELQNFDYISLRLGEHVDDAIPLTKIVCTRSYADQKMFPVSWPVKHTLLHMVSRSRYHAIHDALITYFTHCAPDYLDSVFEDCLRVPHTYLDIRLIWRWFQQGWITFNEAAFANVLFHVEMHTRNVQDEIIWLRENPQIIEKIILPFTQYDVPVLLLSHFHQADNTHHCGVVTEFWDEVFKQLFAENLLPRQLIKELLASLTNNFKKGRLDWHIRLIKMFNPQEDEWIDNQQLLFSGLNASNNSVVNFVIQTIQTFYSHPEFDHSSFMQCFPVISGREKCDKSLLIALDIAGDLAERYPQYRTTLAQNVSGTLIQRSEKLQLRTAELMLKYQLAQDVAALAEPWLAGLKHSVLALLQCDSPLGESHVIPMLQHEQVIVPENWDALLFQTGKMLENKEALDIELFYAGIIALQDELPDGYKKQLQPYYKKLHKKYLGSSILYSLKDFFQQWLSDEYASTPERHERRLPHLQNQNQLVLARLRDNCHLSLLATPSHTPFYVSPQILVERLLAHERENYPVDVDDLIVACNRILPGEVTEEVKQQALMLTGKYARSVHYMLGITDDISATNDEYLPLWTQITRTRDTNGVFPQYESIAIAQASWPGIAQPFTCTYRILIDKNEYKTWYRLALNNRVIHCWKRDSLHHYPGHYYYMSLRRDECCHWKDELYYLSLVPHNPDSWLNHFIPATASGNEVDGFEECLYPLQYLLENQLRVHQAGWIYIAVCLLFEKKISRDLAAEYIQLAIQHNFVDSHYLSECIAYLLMNKYAPVNRFIEYLDNHNSDPAVRKFQKQILENCITLAGDKDLPINYKKIIDYMNEFTTQGCVK
- the yehB gene encoding fimbrial biogenesis outer membrane usher protein gives rise to the protein MLRMTPLASAIVALLLGIEAYAAEETFDTHFMIGGMKDQQVANIRLDDNQPLPGQYDIDIYVNKQWRGKYEIIVKDNPQETCLSRDIIKRLGINTDNFASGKQCLTFEQLVHGGSYTWDIGVFRLDFSVPQAWVEELESGYVPPENWERGINAFYTSYYVSQYYSDYKASGNSKSTYVRFNSGLNLLGWQLHSDASLSKTNSNPGVWKSNTLYLERGFAQLLGTLRVGDMYTSSDIFDSVRFSGVRLFRDMQMLPNSKQNFTPRVQGIAQSNALVTIEQNGFVVYQKEVPPGPFAITDLQLAGGGADLDVSVKEADGSVTTYLVPYAAVPNMLQPGVSKYDFAAGRSHIEGASKQSDFVQAGYQYGFNNLLTLYGGSMVANNYYAFTLGTGWNTRIGAISVDATKSHSKQDNGDVFDGQSYQIAYNKFVSQTSTRFGLAAWRYSSRDYRTFNDHVWANNKDNYRRDENDIYDIADYYQNDFGRKNSFSANMSQSLPEGWGSVSLSTLWRDYWGRSGSSKDYQLSYSNNLRRISYTLAASQAYDENHHEEKRFNIFISIPFDWGDDVTTPRRQIYMSNSTTFDDQGFASNNTGLSGTVGCRDQFNYGVNLSHQHQGNETTAGANLTWNAPVATVNGSYSQSSAYRQAGASISGGIVAWSGGVNLANRLSETFAVMNAPGIKDAYVNGQKYRTTNRNGVVVYDGMTPYRENHLMLDVSQSDSETELRGNRKIAAPYRGAVVLVNFDTDQRKPWFIKALRADGQPLTFGYEVNDIHGHNIGVVGQGSQLFIRTNDVPPSVNVAIDKQQGLSCTITFGKEIDENRNYICQ
- the rcnR gene encoding Ni(II)/Co(II)-binding transcriptional repressor RcnR translates to MSHTIRDKQKLKARASKIQGQVVALKKMLDEPHECAAVLQQIAAIRGAVNGLMREVIKGHLTEHIVHQGDELKREEDLDVVLKVLDSYIK
- the yehA gene encoding putative fimbrial-like adhesin protein, which translates into the protein MKIRIMLFILIMMVMPVSYAACYGELSAQHNFAVQGDFALTQTQTATYEHNFNDSSCVSTNTITPMSPSDIIVGLYNDTIKLNLHFEWTNKNNITLSNNQTSFTNGYSVTVTPAASNAKVNVSAGGGGSVMINGVATLSSASSSTRGSAAVQFLLCLFGGKSWDACVNSYRNALAQNAGVYSFNLTLSYNPITTTCKPDDLLITLESIPVSQLPATGNKATINSNKGDIVLRCKNLLGQQNQTSRKMQVYLSSSDLLTNSNTILKGAEDNGVGFILESNGSPVTLLNITNSSKEYTNLKEIAAKSKLTDTTVSIPITASYYVYDTNKIKSGALEATALINVKYD
- the thiD gene encoding bifunctional hydroxymethylpyrimidine kinase/phosphomethylpyrimidine kinase codes for the protein MKRINALTIAGTDPSGGAGIQADLKTFSALGAYGCSVITALVAQNTRGVQSVYRIDPDFVAAQLDSVFTDVRIDTTKIGMLAETDIVEAVAERLQRYQIQNVVLDTVMLAKSGDPLLSPSAVATLRSRLLPQVSLITPNLPEAAALLDVPHACNEQEMLEQGRALLAMGCGAVLMKGGHLDDEQSPDWLFTREGEQRFTAPRIMTKNTHGTGCTLSAALAALRPRHTNWADTVQEAKSWLSSALAQADTLEVGDGIGPVHHFHAWW
- the rcnB gene encoding Ni(II)/Co(II) efflux transporter accessory subunit RcnB; its protein translation is MTIKNKMLLGVLLLVTSAAWAAPATAGSTNTSGISKYELSSFIADFKHFKPGDTVPEMYRTDEYNIKQWQLRNLPAPDAGTHWTYMGGAYVLISDTDGKIIKAYDGEIFYHR
- the yegX gene encoding glycoside hydrolase family 25 protein: MQLWIASRKRFTALLCALGLISIVAIYPSQTVNFFYSTAVQIKDYIHFYGYRPVKSFSIRIPASYTIHGIDVSRWQARIDWQRVAKMRDNGIRLQFAFIKATEGEKLVDPYFSRNWRHSRQNGLLRGAYHYFSPSVSASVQARLFLQTVDFAHGDLPAVLDVEERGKLSAKELRKRVSQWLKMVEKSTGKKPIIYAGATFYHTNLAGYFNEYPWWVAHYYQRRPDNDGMAWRFWQHSDRGQVDGINGPVDFNVFNGTVEELQGFVGSTFTK
- the rcnA gene encoding nickel/cobalt efflux protein RcnA, whose protein sequence is MTEFTTLLQQGNAWFFIPSAILLGALHGLEPGHSKTMMAAFIIAIKGTIKQAVMLGLAATLSHTAVVWLIAFGGMVISKRFTAQSAEPWLQLISAVIIMSTAFWMFWRTWRGERNWLENMHGHDHEYHHDHEDHHDHGHHHHHEHGEYQDAHARAHANDIKRRFDGREVTNWQILLFGLTGGLIPCPAAITVLLICIQLKALTLGATLVVSFSIGLALTLVTVGVGAAISVQQVAKRWSGFNTLAKRAPYFSSLLIGLVGVYMGVHGFMGIMR
- the thiM gene encoding hydroxyethylthiazole kinase, which encodes MQVDLLSSAQSAHTLHLFHQHSPLVHCMTNDVVQTFTANTLLALGASPAMVIETEEASQFAAIASALLINVGTLTQLRAQAMRAAVEQATHSQTPWTLDPVAVGALNYRRRFCHELLSFKPAAIRGNASEIMALAGVANGGRGVDTTVAAANAIPAAQTLARETGVIVVVTGEVDYITDGRRTVGIHGGNPLMTKVVGTGCALSAVVAACCALPGDTLENIASACHWMKQAGERAVASSEGPGSFVPHFLDALWQLTQEVQA